In a single window of the Pseudopipra pipra isolate bDixPip1 chromosome Z, bDixPip1.hap1, whole genome shotgun sequence genome:
- the CDO1 gene encoding cysteine dioxygenase type 1, with translation MEQPVQTETWKAQSLEELVRILHKIFAEDKVSVEEVQALMESYESNPEEWLKYAKFDQYRYTRNLVDNGNGKFNLMILCWGEGHGSSIHDHTDSHCFMKILQGNLKETLFQWPEKKGNGEMTKKSERVLRDNQCAYINDSIGLHRVENISHTETAVSLHLYSPPFDTCNTFDQRTGHKHKVTMTFYSQYGERTVCATAVPQENN, from the exons ATGGAGCAGCCGGTGCAGACCGAGACGTGGAAGGCGCAGAGCCTGGAGGAGCTGGTCCGCATCCTCCACAAGATATTCGCCGAGGACAAAGTCAGCGTGGAGGAGGTGCAGGCGCTGATGGAGTCGTACGAGAGCAACCCCGAGGAGTGGCTGAAATACGCCAAATTCGACCAGTACAG GTACACAAGAAATCTTGTGGACAATGGAAATGGAAAGTTCAACTTGATGATCTTGTGTTGGGGTGAAGGGCATGGCAG CAGCATCCATGATCACACTGACTCACACTGCTTTATGAAGATCCTCCAGGGAAATCTAAAGGAGACTCTGTTTCAATGGcctgaaaaaaaagggaatggtGAAATGACTAAGAAATCTGAACGGGTTTTGAGGGACAATCAATGTGCCTACATTAATG ACTCCATCGGCCTGCACCGTGTGGAGAACATAAGCCACACAGAGACTGCTGTTAGCCTGCACTTGTACAGCCCACCCTTTGACACCTGTAACACCTTCGATCAGAGGACTGGACACAAGCACAAAGTCACGATGACTTTCTACAGCCAGTATGGGGAAAGGACTGTCTGT gCAACAGCAGTGCCACAGGAGAACAACTGA